Proteins from a single region of Esox lucius isolate fEsoLuc1 chromosome 13, fEsoLuc1.pri, whole genome shotgun sequence:
- the ficd gene encoding protein adenylyltransferase FICD, whose protein sequence is MMMMAAFTVWWRYTSGRLLGGWGPLLCLLLGSLVALLMPMVGVEDQCCATLKGIALLRCQLWGKTQRPPVQSTSLTVPFTSLDLLPFKAKPSIETELEAKAALQQAVEMKKQGKREKAYKLLVHALNMNPDFVEALTELGTILEEKDVVQADHLYTKALTISPCHERALVSRDRTLPLVEEIDQRHFGVIDSKVRRLMSIPKGNSALRRVMEETYYHHIYHTVAIEGNTLTLSEIRHIIETRYAVPGKSLQEQSEAIGVDAAMKYINTTLLSRAGAISVNDILEIHRRVLGYVDPVEGGRLRTSQVFVGHHIPPHPQDLERHMQELVQWLNSEDALQLHPVEYAALAHYKLVYVHPFVDGNGRTSRLLMNLVLMQARYPPITIRKEQRSEYYTALDTANEGDVRPFIRFIAKCTEITLDTLLIATSEHTVGLPGASHHQACPDCKQTIPVHSSERGRE, encoded by the exons atgatgatgatggctgCATTTACAGTGTGGTGGCGTTACACCAGTGGCCGTCTCCTTGGTGGATGGGGACCGTTGCTTTGCCTGCTTCTGGGCTCTTTGGTAGCGCTGCTGATGCCCATGGTTGGGGTGGAAGATCAATGCTGTGCCACTCTAAAGGGGATTGCCCTGTTACGTTGCCAGCTGTGGGGTAAAACTCAGCGCCCCCCAGTCCAGTCCACCAGCCTGACTGTCCCCTTCACATCCCTTGATCTCCTGCCATTTAAGGCAAAGCCCAGTATAG AGACAGAGCTGGAGGCAAAGGCAGCCCTGCAACAAGCTGTTGAGATGAAGAAGCAAGGCAAAAGAGAGAAGGCCTACAAACTGCTGGTGCATGCACTCAACATGAACCCAGACTTTGTGGAAGCTCTGACGGAGCTTGGTACCATTCTAGAGGAAAAGGATGTTGTCCAGGCAGACCACTTATATACCAAGGCCCTGACCATCTCACCGTGTCACGAGAGGGCCCTTGTGAGCCGTGACCGCACTCTTCCCTTGGTGGAGGAGATCGACCAACGCCATTTTGGGGTGATCGACAGCAAAGTACGCAGGCTGATGTCTATCCCCAAGGGTAACTCTGCCCTTAGACGAGTCATGGAGGAGACGTACTACCACCACATCTACCACACAGTGGCCATCGAGGGCAACACACTCACTCTGTCTGAGATCCGCCACATTATCGAGACTCGCTACGCCGTTCCCGGCAAGAGCCTGCAGGAGCAGAGCGAGGCCATTGGTGTGGATGCAGCCATGAAGTACATTAACACCACACTGCTGTCCCGCGCCGGGGCCATCAGTGTCAACGACATCCTGGAGATCCACCGGCGTGTGCTGGGCTATGTGGACCCAGTGGAGGGCGGGCGGCTGCGCACCAGCCAAGTGTTCGTAGGCCACCAcatcccaccccacccccaggACCTGGAGCGCCACATGCAGGAGCTGGTGCAGTGGCTCAACTCGGAGGACGCCCTGCAGCTGCACCCTGTGGAGTACGCAGCGCTCGCCCACTATAAGCTGGTGTACGTGCACCCCTTTGTGGACGGGAACGGGCGCACGTCACGGCTGCTAATGAACCTGGTGCTCATGCAGGCTCGCTACCCGCCCATCACCATTCGCAAAGAGCAACGGTCAGAGTACTACACGGCCCTGGACACCGCCAACGAGGGCGACGTCCGCCCGTTCATCCGCTTCATCGCCAAATGTACCGAGATCACGCTGGACACCCTGCTGATCGCCACCTCAGAGCACACCGTGGGGCTCCCCGGCGCCAGCCACCACCAGGCCTGCCCCGACTGCAAACAAACCATCCCTGTCCACagcagtgagagagggagggagtga